The nucleotide window CTTACAGCTCCAGTAGGAACATCGTATAAGTAGTAGACTCTCTTGATTTCAAAAGGGACATGGTTATTTTCTTCGATGAAAGTCAAATTACCGCGGTGATCATGTACAATTGGAAAGCGGATAACTTTGCATAGATTTATTCGATGAGTCTCCATATAAACTCCCACCTTATAATCCCGAGGTTTTCATAACCATATATTTCTTTAAGAGATTTAAAAGTCTAACTATGCCCGCTTAGTGGTGCTTCTTCGTTTTTAAATTTCCCCCAAGTTGTATAACTGTTTTTCAGACCAGCACATTTCGGGATGCAACCCCTCGCACAGAGAATAGTCCCATCTGAGAAGATTTATCGTGGGACACATGAACCAGTAGTCATGGAGAGTTAAAACTGTAGGGAAGCCATGCCTTTTTGCAATTTCAATCAATCCTGCAGAGAGTCCAATTAAGTGCTGAAAATGTATTATATCGGGGTTAACCTCCTTAAGGAGTTTCTCAAATATCTCTTCAATCTCTAAGTTACGATATGTGTTTTCAAAGAACATTGAGCTCCACAGGCGCTTTATCTTGTCAAGGATTCCATTAGGAATAACGAGTTCATGCAGATGCATTCCTTCCCTTTTTATTTCCCTTATTCGCAGTTCCCTTTTCGCGGTTTTCTCGAATACCGGATAAAACACATGGACTTCATGTTCCTTCGCGAGTTCTCTTGAGAGATAGTACGTGTAGATCTCTGTTCCGGCTTTTCTCATTGGATAAAGTCCATGAACCACTTGGAGTATACGCATTGTCCCACCACAGACAACAAGGGAATAACTGTTAAAAAGATTAATGCTCCCTAAGATTTTGGGTGAAAGTTCCAATGCGCACAGAACACGGTTTCCCTCGCGTCTCTATTATCATTCTCAACTGGAACGGCTGGAAAGATACAATAGAGTGCTTGGAATCCCTTTACAGGATAACGTATTCCAATTATGATGTTATTGTCGTGGACAATGGTTCAAAAGATGATTCCGTTCAAAAGATAAAGGAGTATGCTGAAGGGAAAATTAAGGTTAATTCGAAGTTTTTTGATTATAATCCGAATAACAAGCCAATTAAAGTTTTTGAAGTTAGTGAGGACGATGCAAGGAGAGGAAAATTTAACCGACCACTTTATGAGAAGTTTGATGTTGATAGAAGAATGATTTTAATTAAAAACAAGGACAATTACGGCTTCACTGGTGGAAACAACATTGGAATTAAGTTTGCTTTAAGTGTTCTGAATCCAGAGTATGTGTTGCTCTTAAATAATGATACAGTAGTCGATAGGAACTTTCTAAGAAATCTATTAGAAGATATGCCTAAAAAGAAAAACAGAATTGGAATAGTTAGTCCAAAAGTTCTGAAATATCATAACCCAAGCATAATAGATTCAACAGGACATATTTTCAATGGAATAATGATTATAGATAGAGGCAAAAACGAGATAGATGTTGGACAATATGACAATAAAAATCTTGTCCTCGGAGCAATTGCTGCAGCTGCGCTTTATAAAAAAGATATGATACTTCAGATCGGACTTTTTGACGAAACGTTTGAAACGAATTATGAGGATGCGGAATATTCTTGGAGGGCTAATAAATTTGGATGGCTCGGTATATATATCCCTACTTCTGTCGTATACCATAAAAGGGGAGCCACAATAAATAAGACTACAGAAACCGTATTAAAAATTTCGAAAAATTATTGGAGAAATTCTATCATAGCAATTTTCCGATATGCCCCAGTATTTAGCAAAATAGTGATTATTCTTCCTAGGAGTTTTATACTAATAAGAGCATTTTTGATGTCCCTTCTCACAGGTAATTCGACATCTTTAGATGCTATCCTCCAAAGCCTCTATGAGACTGTGTCTAGACTTAAATATGACTATCGCCGAGTAAAATACTTATAACTTTTGCTTCTTAACTCTAGGCAACATAGGATACCACTTTTTTTATAACCGTTTTCATTGCACTAAGGCTAAATTCCCTGATAAATCTATAATGGCATTTTTTCCCCAACTTTTTAGCAATGCTTGGATTTTCAAGAAGAAACTTGATTTCTTCAGCAATCTTTTCAATATCGCCGGGCTCAACAATTATCCCACACTTCTTTAATACATACGGTAAATCCGAGACATTTGTAGCAACAATAGGCTTCGCCATAGCCATAGCATCAAATACTTTAGCGGGCATTTGTCCAACTGTAGCAGGGGATTTTTTTTGAGGTATTACATAGACATCCGCGATGGATACAATTTCGGGGATTTTGTGAAACGGAACATTGCCTATTCCTATGAATTTTTCTCCTAGTTGCTTTCTTCCAAGTTCTCTTACATATCTCGAATAAGGATCGTTTCCAAGACCAGCAATAACCAAGACAACATCTTTTTGGTCTACTAAGGCCATAGCATTAATAAGATCTTCAACGCCCTTATAAGGCTTTGGAGTTCCAAAAAATAACACAACTTTTAAGTTATCATTAATACCTATGGAGCGCTTTGAATTCTCTGGAGTATATAACTTAGGATCGAAAATTTTTTCATCCCGAGTGTGCCATATTATACTCCCTCCAAATTTTCTCTTTAAGAAAGAATTCGAAACTGTTATTGCATCAGGCAGATATGAAAGTTTTTCTGGGATATATTTTTGCCAATATGAAGATAGATGGCCCCAAAAAGCGGTTGAAATACTATAATATGTAAATCGGGTTATTAAACTTTTATTTCTTAGGGCGTTCATTACAAATCCTCTCTCCCAGTCGTCTATGTCTAAAATATGCGGAATTTGTAACTTTTCTTTGGCTATCACAGCTGGAACAAAACTGGACAAATACAATTTGCTACTATAAACAAGGTCTCCGTCGATTAAAGTTAATATCTTTTTAAGATATGTTGGGAAGGAATACCCAACTTTATTAACTCGAACGTATCGATATGGAATATCTATATTTTTTAATGGTTCCCAAAGATCTTTTCCAAACAACGGCCCTACAATTTCAACGTCATAAGTTTTTTCAAGTATTTTTGCCAGTGTCCAGGCCCGTCCAAGACAGTTGTGTGAAAAGTCAGGTGTAATTATTGTTATTTTCATACATCCCACCCGAAATGTCCTTAAACCTGCCTCAATAATGCATATTTGGGGGAGATAATTATGAAGGTTTCGGTCGTTGGTTCTGGTTATGTGGGTCTTGTCACGGGCATGGGCTTCGTCAAGCTGGGAAACGAAGTTATCTTCGTGGACGTTGATGAGAGAAAAGTCAAAATGATAAACAACGCGGAACCCCCAATTTACGAGAAAGGCCTAGAAGAACTAATGAAAGAGTTTAGGGGCAAGTATCGGGCGACAAAAGACTACCACGAGGCGGTCCTCAACTCCGACGTTACGTTCATTGCCGTCGGAACACCATCAAGAGAGGACGGTTCGATAGACTTGAAGTACGTCGAGTCAGCGGCGAAAGCAATCGGGGAAGCTCTCAAGGAGAAGGACTCGTACCACGTTATCGTCGTGAAGAGCACTGTACTACCGGGCACGACGGAAGAGGTTGTCAAACCCCTAATCGAAGATCACTCGGGTAAGAAAGCATTCAGGGATTTTGGCCTCGCAATGAATCCCGAATTCCTGAGGGAGGGCGTGGCACTCAGAGATTTCCTTAACCCGGACAGGGTGGTCATTGGCGTCCAGGACGAGAGGACTAAACAAGTTTTGGAAAAGCTCTACAAACCAATCAAAGCTCCAAAGCTGATAACTGACATAAAAACTGCCGAAATGATTAAATACGCCTCCAACGCTTTTCTTGCGACAAAAATCAGCTTTGCCAACGAGATTGGAAACATCTGCAAAAAGCTTGGCATTGACTCGTGGAAGGTCTTTGAGGGAGTAGGTCTAGACCATCGAATCAGTCCGCACTTCTTCCGAACAGGAATCGGGTGGGGTGGCTCCTGTTTCCCCAAAGACGTTAAGGCGCTAATTAAAAAAGCTGAAGAAATTGGGGAGGAACCACTAATACTAAAAGCCGTTCTAGAAGTTAATGAGAGGCAACCGCTCAGGCTAATTGAGCTATTGAAAAAGCATGTTCCAGAGCTTGAAGGAAAGACCGTTGGAGTTTTGGGCTTGGCATTCAAACCAGGTACTGATGACGTGAGGGAGACGAGGGCTTATCCAATTATTAAAAAACTCCTCGAGGAGGGAGCTAGAGTTATAGCCTACGATCCTCGGGCCATGGAAAACTTCAGGAGGTTCTACCCCGACGTTGGCGAGAAAATAACCTATGCTAACTCTTCCAGTGAAGTTCTTGATGCGACTGATGTGATCTTGATAGTTACCGAGTGGAAGGAGTTTGAAGAGTTGGATTACTCTGGAAAGATAGTAGTTGATGGGAGACGCGTGAAAGCAGCCGAAAAAACCGCAAAAATTTATGAGGGGGTGTGCTGGTGAGGATTAGGAAGGCGGTTATTCCCGCTGCCGGCCTTGGAACGAGGATGCTTCCAATAACCAAGTCAATGCCCAAGGAAATGCTCCCAATAGTGGACAAGCCTGTTATTCATTATGTTGTTGAAGAAGCAATAAAAGCTGGAATCGATGACATTTTAATAATTACCGGAAAGGGGAAGCGCACTATAGAGGACTATTTTGACAGGAGTTTTGAGCTGGAGTACTATCTCAGAGAGAAGGGCAAGCTTGATGAGCTTAGGCAGGTTGAGGAGATTGGAGAGATGATTGATATTTACTACGTGAGACAAAAGAAGCCTCTTGGGCTTGGAGATGCCATACTACATGCAGAGAAACACGTTAACGGTGAACCCTTCGCAGTCCTCCTGGGCGATGACATAATCGTGAGCGAGAAACCTGGAATAGGGCAGTTGATAGAAGTTACCCAGAAGAAGAACGCTCCTATCATAGGCGTTGAGAAGGTGCCCTGGGATAGGGTAAGCAGGTATGGGATAATCAAGGGCAAGGAAATCGGAAAAGGCCTTTACACGGTGGAGGATCTAATAGAGAAGCCCTCCCCCAACGAAGCCCCGAGTAACATTGCAATAATTGGTAGGTATATTTTGCCTCCAGAAATCTTCGATGTATTAAAGGAAACACCTCCTGGTAAGGATGGAGAGATACAGCTCACGGATGCCCTTAGACTCTTGGTGAAGGATACTAATCTTCTTGCTAAAGAAATTGAGGGCAGGAGATATGATGTTGGTGACAAGGTAGAATTCATAATAGCAAACCTTGAGCTGGGCTTGGTGAGAAAAGATGTTCGGAAACATATACTGGAGTACCTGGAAAGATTTAAGTGAGGAGAGCTGAAATGAGTAGACCCACAGTGTCAGTAATAATACCCACCTACAATAGAGCTCAAATGCTGATGAGAGCTGTGCGTAGCGTGCTAAATCAGACCTTCGAGGACTTTGAGCTAATAGTTGTGGACGACGCTTCCATCGACAATACGCCCAAGGTCATAAAGGAAATAAATGATGGTAGAGTAAGATACATTAGACTGGAGAGAAACTCAGGGGGACCAGTTGCGAGGAACACCGGAATAAGGAGGGCGAGGGGGAGATATATCGCACTACTGGACGACGACGATGAGTGGCTGCCTCAAAGGCTGGAGCTTCAAGTCAAGAAGATGGAAGAAGTTGGTAGGAATGTGGGCGTGATATACGGTGGCTTCTATTACGTTTCCCAAGACACTGGAAAGATAATAGGAAGGCGCTTGCCACGGTACCGAGGGAACATATACGAACATCTGCTCAGGGAAAATTTCATAGGCAGTCCAACACTTCTGATAAGGAGGAAGTGCTTCAAAAGGGCTGGGCTCTTTGATCCTAAGCTTAAGAGCTCTCAGGACTGGGATATGTGGCTAAGAATAGCCAAATATTATGAGTTCGAATACGTGTCCGAGATCGTCGCTAAGTACTATGTCCACGGCAGGCAAATAACCTTTAACATAAAAAAATACATTCCAGGGAGAGAACGCTTCATAAGAAAGCACTTGGATATATACAAAAATCCGAAAATACTTAGCATTCATCTTAGCCAGATGGGATTGGTTCTGATACTGGGGGGAAACATAGAAAAGGGATTAAAATATTTGACCAAGTCATTCGTTATAGCCCCCCTTAATCTTGACAATTATAGCATGCTGATAAAACTTGTCTTCGACTCCAGATCGGTAGAGTACGCTAAGAAGATACTCATATCTAGCATAAATATTCTTAAAAAGACTTAGCAGGTTTTAAAGCTTCATCGATCATCTTTATCCGAAGGAGTTACGTTGTTCTCCAAACTCTAGCACAACCCAGTGTCTTCCCATTTTAAGAGACACCTTAGGGAGTTCAAAGTTTAAGCCTTAGGTAATCTCTGAGGGCTTCCTTCCAGTGCCTCATTTCAATGCCAATGCTTCTGAGCTTTTCTACGCTTAAAGCTGAAAACTTTGGCCTCTTCGCCAATCTGCCCAGTTCTTCGGAGCTTATTGGTTCTACCTCAACGTCCCAGCCGAGTATTTCGAATATTGCTTTCGTGAACTCATACCACGAGCAGAAGCCATCGTTGGTCATGTGGTAAACTCCATATTCGGGCATGATCTTCAAGAATTTCGCTAAAGCTAAAGCGACGTCTTTCGTATAGGTTGGACTCATGAGCTGGTCGTTCACTATCTTAAGCTTTTCCCCTCTTCTCGCCTTTTCTATCACCCACTCGACGAAGTTCCCTCCCTTGCCCCTAGCCCCTCTCCTCCCGTAGAGGCTGGCCACCCTTATTACGTAATGCTTTGAGGAGTAGTTTCTCGTGAAGATTTCTCCCATAAGCTTGCTGGCCCCGTAAACGTTTATTGGATTTGGAGGGTCTTCTTCTTTGTAGGGCTTGCCTTTTTCGCCGTCGAAAACGTAGTCAGTGCTTATATAGACGTTCACGGCGTTTATCTTCTCAGCTATTTTTGCGACGTTTAAGGCTCCAATTGCATTGACTTTGAATGCTTCCTCAGGGTAAAGCTCTGAATCGTCAACCCTAACGTAGGCGGCGGTGTTTATTATAACCTCTGGCTTAATTCTTTCTATGACTTTGAGGCTTTCTGGTATTGTGACGTCCACATCATCGTGGGTTAAAGGAATGACCTCAAAGGTAGGATCCTCGGAAAGTACTTCAACTATGTCACTTCCAAGCTGGCCCGTGGCACCAATTACGGCCACTCTCATTGGCCCTGACCTCCTCCCGGCTGAGGGCGGGGTTTAGCTTAGCCCTCGCCATTGGCGGGAAGGTTTGAGGGGTCTCCATCCGGAACCCTTTCAAGGGTTCCCTGAACTCCTCTGGCCGGGTCTTCGGCCATTTTGTTCCAGATTATGGCTGTGGCTTGAGCCAACTCGAACAAAATCTTTTCTTGCTCCTTTGAGGGCTGAAGTTTGACCGTTACGCTCCTTTTCACCACTCCTCACCGGTTTCTTTGACTTTTTTAATCCACATTTTTATGGCTTCACTTATCGCTATCCCAAGTGCACCCTTTCTAACCCCGTACCTCTTTGCAACAGCCTTTCGAAATTCTTTCTCAAGCTCGTCATCAATAACTATGGTCATCTTTCCCATATACATCACTCAACGTATATATGGCATTAGAAGTATATAAGTTTTTTACTTTCCTGTTTGGGTGTTTATTGGTAGTTGCCCGTACCCCGCCCTAAAGGGCGAGGTTTGGAAAAGAAAAAATCAGCACTTGAGAGCCTTCATTTTTCCATTTCCCTCAACCACAAGATACCGCTATTCCACGTATTCTGCTTTGATTCCAAGCTTTTTTGCAATCTTCCACTGTTTCTCATCACTTGTTAGAAGACTGCCATATTTCTTTGCCTGGACTAAATATAGCGCATCATAAATTGGAATATTCTCACTAATTGATATCTTCATGCCATCCTCAAGGTAATCTTCAAACGGCTCAAAAATTACGACATCCTCTTTGAGCTTTTTCAAGGCTTCAAGCATTATCCCAGCTTCTTTGTTCGATATTACCTTGTACAGCACATAATGCTTCCAGATGGCGTTTGAGACTTCAGCCAAAGCCAATGTTAGAGAGTATGGATCATCCAGTAGATATTCTCTAACCTTTTTCCAGTTCTCTTCCCTTAGGATATATTTAGCGAGAGAAGATGCATCAATTACTATCACGGTCCTCCCTCACATACTTTCTCGCAGTCCCCTTTTCGGTTTTTGGTAAATTTGCAAGCATTATATCAATTTCCTCCAAGGCCTTCTTTTTCCTGTATTCCCTAACTTTGGCTTCAATAAATTTCCTAATTTCCTCGCTCCAGTTAATGTCAACCTCTTTCATCTTCTTCTTAAGCTCATGAGGAATTCTGAAGCTGACAACTTCCATATACGACACCTGAATACGCTATCGTATTACAAATATATAAACATTTCTGAGTCCCTAAAACAGCTCACCCTTCTCAATCAACTCCCTCAAAGTTGGCCATTTCCTATCTTTCTCTGAAACTATTGGATCCTCAATGGGCCACTTAATTCCTACGTCTGGATCGTTCCAAATTAAACCCCCTTCATGATCTGGAGCATAAACGTTGTCCACCTTGTAGACAACTTCAGCAACATCACTCAGCACTACAAACCCGTGAGCAAAGCCCCTTGGAATGTAGAGCATGTACTTGTTATACTCAGATAGAATAACTCCCACATATTTTCCAAAAGTTGGTGAGTTTTTCCTTAAATCCACAGCAACATCATAAATAACTCCCCTAATACAGCGAACAATCTTGGCTTGAGCGTAAGGCTCGCGCTGAAAGTGCAATCCTCTCAAAACTCCGTACTTTGATTTAGAGTGATTATCCTGGACGAACTCTCCCTTTATTCCAGCCTTTTCAAAGTCCGGCTTCTTGTACGTCTCCATGAAGAAACCCCTCTCATCCTCGAAAACCTTAGGCTTAATTAAAATCACATCCGGAATCTCCAACTTTTTGAACTCAAAGGGCATTTTTACCACCTTATGGCACAACTTTAAGAAAATCAACCCGTTTAAAATCCTCATCAAGGGTCGCCAGTGTGTTTATCCCATAGTGCTTGCAAGTTATTGCAATTAATGCATCATTGGGTAGGAGTTTGTACTTTTTCATAACTTCCCTCCATTCACTAACCTCTTGATAGTCGGGCAAGACTACAATATTCCTCTCATCAACTGACCTCCTCCCCGCCCTGAAGGGCGAGGGTTCCAACGAGTTAACCCCTCGCCAGAGGCGGTTCGGTTCGCGGGCCCATCACCTACTCCCGTTACCAGTTTCGGTTCAGCCCGCAGGCCGGGTCTTCGGCCCGTTACCCCTACCGGCAAACCCGGATTAGGGTTATCGTTTAGAGGCCACCCCTCAGAGTTTTTGACTGCCAGGAGGCAGTCTTTTGAAAGGACGCTTAACAGCGTCAACCCTCCAACGCTGGAGGGTAACGTGAAACCCCTCATCTCATCGGGTTATCTTACGGTGGCCTCTTCGAGGCCTTATTACGCTGGCAAGACTTAAAAAGGTTTCGTAAAATATATTTGTATCAACAAATATCACATTTGGACCTCCTCTTCCAGTTCTTTTAATTCTCTTGCAGAAGCTTTTCCGAATGCTGCATAATACTTAGACACATCTAACTCAATTCTAATTCTGACTTTTTGGCCATCTTTTAGCTTTACTTTCTTTAAAGGCTTAAAGACACCATTTTCATAGATAGCCTCAACAATGATGGGCATTTCTCTCACCGGATATATCTTGTTGGGGTCTCCATTTAAATTTCTCGACTACCATTTCAGCTTCCAGGGCGTCGGATGGAGGACTTTTTCATCAACTAACGGCCTCCACCACCACTCGTTTTCCAAGTACCATTCGACAGTCTTCTTAATGCCTTCCTCAAAGCTGTATTTGGGCCTCCACTTTAGATCTCTCATGATCTTCCAGGAATCGAGTGAATAACGCAGGTCATGGCCCGGCCTGTCCTCCACAAACTCTATTAAATCTTCATCTTTGTCCATAATTTTTAATATGGTCTTAACGACTTCAAGGTTTGTTTTCTCCTCCCCCGCGGAGATGTTGTAAACTTCTCTTGCTTCTCCCTTTAATAGCACCAGCTCTATTGCCCTAACGTGATCCTCAACGTAGAGCCAATCCCTAACGTTCTGTCCAGTTCCATATATTGGGATTTTCAGTCCAAGTTTTGCCCTGATTATCGTCTTTGGAATTAACTTTTCTGGAAACTGGTATGGGCCGTAGTTGTTGGTGCACCTCGTTATCGAGGCGTTCAGCTTGTAGGTTCTAGCCCATCCAAGAATTAGCATGTCGCTAGCAGCTTTAGTAGCGGAGTAAGGTGAGGAAGGCATTAGCCTATCTTCTTCCGTGAAGGAGCCCTTGAGTATGTCCCCATAAACCTCATCTGTACTTATGTGAACAAGCCTCACATCCGGGTTGTACTTTCTAATCGCTTCTAAAAGGGTGTAAACTCCCAGAACGTTACTCTCTATGAAGGCTTGTGGGTTTGAAATGCTCCTGTCTACATGTGATTCCGCCGCTAAGTTTACTATCCCATCTACTTTCTTAACAATATCTTTAACAAGCTCAAAGTCGTTTATATCTCCCTTAACAAAAGTGTATCTCGGATCATCTTCAATATCCTTTAAGTTCGCCAAGTTTGAGCCGTAGCCAAGCTTGTCCAGGTTTATAACTTCCCAGTCCTTGTGCTTTGCTAAAATATAGTGGATAAAGTTGCTCCCAATGAAGCCTGCCCCCCCAGTAACAAGCAATTTCATCTCTATACACCTCAGAGAACTATCTGGGATAGGTCACCTATCACCAACTTTTTGCCACTCGGCTTCGAGTCGCCCTTCACTATTTTGACTCCCTTACCAATCAAGCTTTCAACTATCCTTCCAGCATTTATCAGAACGCTGTCGTCCATTATTATAGAGTCCTCTATTTCAGTATTCTCAACCACAACGTTGTTCCCGATGCTGGTGTACGGGCCTATGTAGCTGTTCTTAATCTTGGCGTTCTTTCCAATTATTGCTGGCCCCTTTATGACGCTGCTCTCATCAACTTTTGCACCTTCCTCTATAATCACTCTACCAATTATCTTCGCCTTAGTTTCTACTTTAACGTTCCTCTCAAGCTCATCCAAAACTAGTCTGTTAGCCTCTAATAAATCCTCCGGCTTGCCAGTATCCTTCCACCAGCCTGTAACCTTCGTCCAGCCAACTTTATAGCCGTTGTCAATAAGCCACTGGATTGCATCCGTAATTTCCAGCTCGTTCCTCCATGAGGGCTTTATATGCCTCA belongs to Pyrococcus yayanosii CH1 and includes:
- a CDS encoding glycosyltransferase; this encodes MRILQVVHGLYPMRKAGTEIYTYYLSRELAKEHEVHVFYPVFEKTAKRELRIREIKREGMHLHELVIPNGILDKIKRLWSSMFFENTYRNLEIEEIFEKLLKEVNPDIIHFQHLIGLSAGLIEIAKRHGFPTVLTLHDYWFMCPTINLLRWDYSLCEGLHPEMCWSEKQLYNLGEI
- a CDS encoding glycosyltransferase family 2 protein, producing the protein MKVPMRTEHGFPRVSIIILNWNGWKDTIECLESLYRITYSNYDVIVVDNGSKDDSVQKIKEYAEGKIKVNSKFFDYNPNNKPIKVFEVSEDDARRGKFNRPLYEKFDVDRRMILIKNKDNYGFTGGNNIGIKFALSVLNPEYVLLLNNDTVVDRNFLRNLLEDMPKKKNRIGIVSPKVLKYHNPSIIDSTGHIFNGIMIIDRGKNEIDVGQYDNKNLVLGAIAAAALYKKDMILQIGLFDETFETNYEDAEYSWRANKFGWLGIYIPTSVVYHKRGATINKTTETVLKISKNYWRNSIIAIFRYAPVFSKIVIILPRSFILIRAFLMSLLTGNSTSLDAILQSLYETVSRLKYDYRRVKYL
- a CDS encoding glycosyltransferase gives rise to the protein MKITIITPDFSHNCLGRAWTLAKILEKTYDVEIVGPLFGKDLWEPLKNIDIPYRYVRVNKVGYSFPTYLKKILTLIDGDLVYSSKLYLSSFVPAVIAKEKLQIPHILDIDDWERGFVMNALRNKSLITRFTYYSISTAFWGHLSSYWQKYIPEKLSYLPDAITVSNSFLKRKFGGSIIWHTRDEKIFDPKLYTPENSKRSIGINDNLKVVLFFGTPKPYKGVEDLINAMALVDQKDVVLVIAGLGNDPYSRYVRELGRKQLGEKFIGIGNVPFHKIPEIVSIADVYVIPQKKSPATVGQMPAKVFDAMAMAKPIVATNVSDLPYVLKKCGIIVEPGDIEKIAEEIKFLLENPSIAKKLGKKCHYRFIREFSLSAMKTVIKKVVSYVA
- a CDS encoding UDP-glucose dehydrogenase family protein, which produces MKVSVVGSGYVGLVTGMGFVKLGNEVIFVDVDERKVKMINNAEPPIYEKGLEELMKEFRGKYRATKDYHEAVLNSDVTFIAVGTPSREDGSIDLKYVESAAKAIGEALKEKDSYHVIVVKSTVLPGTTEEVVKPLIEDHSGKKAFRDFGLAMNPEFLREGVALRDFLNPDRVVIGVQDERTKQVLEKLYKPIKAPKLITDIKTAEMIKYASNAFLATKISFANEIGNICKKLGIDSWKVFEGVGLDHRISPHFFRTGIGWGGSCFPKDVKALIKKAEEIGEEPLILKAVLEVNERQPLRLIELLKKHVPELEGKTVGVLGLAFKPGTDDVRETRAYPIIKKLLEEGARVIAYDPRAMENFRRFYPDVGEKITYANSSSEVLDATDVILIVTEWKEFEELDYSGKIVVDGRRVKAAEKTAKIYEGVCW
- the galU gene encoding UTP--glucose-1-phosphate uridylyltransferase GalU, yielding MRIRKAVIPAAGLGTRMLPITKSMPKEMLPIVDKPVIHYVVEEAIKAGIDDILIITGKGKRTIEDYFDRSFELEYYLREKGKLDELRQVEEIGEMIDIYYVRQKKPLGLGDAILHAEKHVNGEPFAVLLGDDIIVSEKPGIGQLIEVTQKKNAPIIGVEKVPWDRVSRYGIIKGKEIGKGLYTVEDLIEKPSPNEAPSNIAIIGRYILPPEIFDVLKETPPGKDGEIQLTDALRLLVKDTNLLAKEIEGRRYDVGDKVEFIIANLELGLVRKDVRKHILEYLERFK
- a CDS encoding glycosyltransferase family 2 protein; translation: MSRPTVSVIIPTYNRAQMLMRAVRSVLNQTFEDFELIVVDDASIDNTPKVIKEINDGRVRYIRLERNSGGPVARNTGIRRARGRYIALLDDDDEWLPQRLELQVKKMEEVGRNVGVIYGGFYYVSQDTGKIIGRRLPRYRGNIYEHLLRENFIGSPTLLIRRKCFKRAGLFDPKLKSSQDWDMWLRIAKYYEFEYVSEIVAKYYVHGRQITFNIKKYIPGRERFIRKHLDIYKNPKILSIHLSQMGLVLILGGNIEKGLKYLTKSFVIAPLNLDNYSMLIKLVFDSRSVEYAKKILISSINILKKT
- the rfbD gene encoding dTDP-4-dehydrorhamnose reductase; protein product: MRVAVIGATGQLGSDIVEVLSEDPTFEVIPLTHDDVDVTIPESLKVIERIKPEVIINTAAYVRVDDSELYPEEAFKVNAIGALNVAKIAEKINAVNVYISTDYVFDGEKGKPYKEEDPPNPINVYGASKLMGEIFTRNYSSKHYVIRVASLYGRRGARGKGGNFVEWVIEKARRGEKLKIVNDQLMSPTYTKDVALALAKFLKIMPEYGVYHMTNDGFCSWYEFTKAIFEILGWDVEVEPISSEELGRLAKRPKFSALSVEKLRSIGIEMRHWKEALRDYLRLKL
- a CDS encoding type II toxin-antitoxin system VapC family toxin; this translates as MIVIDASSLAKYILREENWKKVREYLLDDPYSLTLALAEVSNAIWKHYVLYKVISNKEAGIMLEALKKLKEDVVIFEPFEDYLEDGMKISISENIPIYDALYLVQAKKYGSLLTSDEKQWKIAKKLGIKAEYVE
- the vapB gene encoding type II toxin-antitoxin system VapB family antitoxin, translating into MEVVSFRIPHELKKKMKEVDINWSEEIRKFIEAKVREYRKKKALEEIDIMLANLPKTEKGTARKYVREDRDSN
- the rfbC gene encoding dTDP-4-dehydrorhamnose 3,5-epimerase, with protein sequence MPFEFKKLEIPDVILIKPKVFEDERGFFMETYKKPDFEKAGIKGEFVQDNHSKSKYGVLRGLHFQREPYAQAKIVRCIRGVIYDVAVDLRKNSPTFGKYVGVILSEYNKYMLYIPRGFAHGFVVLSDVAEVVYKVDNVYAPDHEGGLIWNDPDVGIKWPIEDPIVSEKDRKWPTLRELIEKGELF
- a CDS encoding PIN domain-containing protein, with amino-acid sequence MEPSPFRAGRRSVDERNIVVLPDYQEVSEWREVMKKYKLLPNDALIAITCKHYGINTLATLDEDFKRVDFLKVVP
- a CDS encoding antitoxin family protein, with translation MPIIVEAIYENGVFKPLKKVKLKDGQKVRIRIELDVSKYYAAFGKASARELKELEEEVQM
- the rfbB gene encoding dTDP-glucose 4,6-dehydratase; translated protein: MKLLVTGGAGFIGSNFIHYILAKHKDWEVINLDKLGYGSNLANLKDIEDDPRYTFVKGDINDFELVKDIVKKVDGIVNLAAESHVDRSISNPQAFIESNVLGVYTLLEAIRKYNPDVRLVHISTDEVYGDILKGSFTEEDRLMPSSPYSATKAASDMLILGWARTYKLNASITRCTNNYGPYQFPEKLIPKTIIRAKLGLKIPIYGTGQNVRDWLYVEDHVRAIELVLLKGEAREVYNISAGEEKTNLEVVKTILKIMDKDEDLIEFVEDRPGHDLRYSLDSWKIMRDLKWRPKYSFEEGIKKTVEWYLENEWWWRPLVDEKVLHPTPWKLKW